A genome region from Coffea arabica cultivar ET-39 chromosome 7e, Coffea Arabica ET-39 HiFi, whole genome shotgun sequence includes the following:
- the LOC140003873 gene encoding uncharacterized protein isoform X1 produces MIKRRFYKLDHGDRDAPSESSSSSDSELEAEATAETEGEEEEEEDGDNDDRIAEARGGQAVSSSSGYESEDSSANELNLDSSVGLPTSEDDGGSRNDGENILESHPSGEGNVEHHNSVPEVSDIPSDFADRVVKCKSVFKCKLCPRIVCLTEDSLKAHLKSKRHARSEKLLREGRLKLMLDDDGKANAEVDPEDNSSAQITPKTPGGAKRRHIHSKNFRKKKGKGSSLDHARQWAKNPAKKRLRDGK; encoded by the exons atgataaagagGAGATTTTACAAGCTTGATCACGGTGATAGAGATGCTCCCTCTGAATCTTCGTCTTCATCTGACTCTGAATTGGAGGCAGAAGCCACTGCAGAAACAGAAGGcgaagaggaggaagaagaagatggagaTAATGATGACAGAATAGCAGAAGCAAGAGGGGGTCAAGCTGTGTCCTCTTCTTCAG GGTATGAAAGTGAGGATAGCTCTGCAAATGAACTTAATCTAGATTCTTCAG TAGGTTTACCAACAAGTGAGGACGATGGGGGATCTCGAAATGATGGAGAAAATATCCTGGAAAGTCATCCATCTGGTGAAGGCAATGTGGAACATCATAATTCTGTGCCTGAAGTTAGTGATATCCCATCTGATTTTGCAGATCGTGTGGTAAAATGTAAATCTGTTTTTAAGTGTAAGCTGTGCCCCAGAATTGTCTGCTTGACAGAGGATAGCTTGAAGGCTCATTTGAAATCCAAG AGACATGCTCGATCTGAAAAGTTATTGAGAGAAGGGAGGCTGAAGCTTATGCTGGATGATGATGGAAAAGCTAATGCAGAGGTTGATCCAGAGGATAACTCTTCTGCTCAG ATTACACCTAAAACCCCAGGGGGAGCCAAACGGCGGCATATTCACAGCAAAAATTTTAGGAAG aaaaagggaaaaggttCGAGCCTGGATCATGCAAGGCAATGGGCAAAGAATCCAGCCAAGAAGAGACTTAGAGATGGCAAGTGA
- the LOC140003873 gene encoding uncharacterized protein isoform X2: protein MIKRRFYKLDHGDRDAPSESSSSSDSELEAEATAETEGEEEEEEDGDNDDRIAEARGGQAVSSSSGYESEDSSANELNLDSSGLPTSEDDGGSRNDGENILESHPSGEGNVEHHNSVPEVSDIPSDFADRVVKCKSVFKCKLCPRIVCLTEDSLKAHLKSKRHARSEKLLREGRLKLMLDDDGKANAEVDPEDNSSAQITPKTPGGAKRRHIHSKNFRKKKGKGSSLDHARQWAKNPAKKRLRDGK from the exons atgataaagagGAGATTTTACAAGCTTGATCACGGTGATAGAGATGCTCCCTCTGAATCTTCGTCTTCATCTGACTCTGAATTGGAGGCAGAAGCCACTGCAGAAACAGAAGGcgaagaggaggaagaagaagatggagaTAATGATGACAGAATAGCAGAAGCAAGAGGGGGTCAAGCTGTGTCCTCTTCTTCAG GGTATGAAAGTGAGGATAGCTCTGCAAATGAACTTAATCTAGATTCTTCAG GTTTACCAACAAGTGAGGACGATGGGGGATCTCGAAATGATGGAGAAAATATCCTGGAAAGTCATCCATCTGGTGAAGGCAATGTGGAACATCATAATTCTGTGCCTGAAGTTAGTGATATCCCATCTGATTTTGCAGATCGTGTGGTAAAATGTAAATCTGTTTTTAAGTGTAAGCTGTGCCCCAGAATTGTCTGCTTGACAGAGGATAGCTTGAAGGCTCATTTGAAATCCAAG AGACATGCTCGATCTGAAAAGTTATTGAGAGAAGGGAGGCTGAAGCTTATGCTGGATGATGATGGAAAAGCTAATGCAGAGGTTGATCCAGAGGATAACTCTTCTGCTCAG ATTACACCTAAAACCCCAGGGGGAGCCAAACGGCGGCATATTCACAGCAAAAATTTTAGGAAG aaaaagggaaaaggttCGAGCCTGGATCATGCAAGGCAATGGGCAAAGAATCCAGCCAAGAAGAGACTTAGAGATGGCAAGTGA
- the LOC140004253 gene encoding 2-hydroxyacyl-CoA lyase-like, translated as MCLARAGVDKMFGVVGIPVTSLANRAVALGIRFVAFHNEQSAGYAASAYGYLTGRPGILLTVSGPGCVHGLAGLSNAGVNAWPMVLISGSCDQKDFGRGDFQELDQIAAVEPFSKYSVKATDITKIPTVVFEVLDRAGSGRPGGCYLDLPTDVLHQSVADSEAQKLIDEAENSRKKELIAKPLVKNSEIEKAVALLRKAERPLIVFGKGAAYARAENALKKLVESTGIPFLPTPMGKGLLSDTHELAATAARSLAIGKCDVALVVGARLNWLLHFGEPPKWSKDVKFILVDIDKDEIELRKPSVGLVGDAKDVVERIYEEIKDEPFCLGKSHPWVEAIAKKVKENVSKMEVQLAKDVVPFNYTTPLRIIRDAILGLGSPAPILVSEGANTMDVGRAVLVQTEPRTRLDAGTWGTMGVGLGYCIAAAVASPDRLVVAVEGDSGFGFSAMEVETLVRYQLPVVVIVFNNGGVYGGDRRSPEEITGPHKDDPAPTSFVPGAGYHVLTEAFGGKGYLIQTPDELKSALAESFSARKPAVLNVILDPYAGSESGRLQHKN; from the exons ATGTGCCTGGCAAGGGCCGGGGTGGACAAGATGTTCGGAGTTGTGGGCATCCCCGTGACCTCCCTAGCCAACCGGGCCGTGGCTCTCGGAATCCGCTTCGTCGCTTTCCACAACGAGCAGTCCGCCGGCTACGCTGCCTCTGCTTACGGCTACCTCACCGGCCGTCCCGGTATCCTTCTCACTGTTTCCGGTCCCGGCTGCGTTCATGGGCTGGCTGGTCTCTCCAACGCCGGCGTCAACGCCTGGCCCATGGTCTTGATTTCCGGCTCGTGTGATCAGAAGGATTTCGGCCGTGGTGACTTCCAGGAGCTCGACCAAATTGCCGCTGTTGAACCCTTTTCCAAGTACTCGGTGAAAGCCACTGATATTACTAAAATCCCTACCGTTGTTTTCGAGGTTCTTGATCGAGCTGGTTCGGGTCGCCCCGGCGGGTGCTATTTGGACCTCCCCACTGATGTGCTTCACCAAAGTGTTGCTGATTCCGAGGCCCAGAAATTGATTGATGAAGCTGAGAATAGTAGGAAAAAAGAGCTGATTGCCAAGCCCTTAGTTAAGAATTCAGAGATTGAAAAGGCGGTTGCTTTATTGAGGAAAGCAGAGAGGCCTTTGATCGTGTTTGGAAAAGGGGCTGCATATGCTAGAGCCGAAAATGCATTGAAAAAGCTAGTTGAAAGTACTGGAATTCCCTTCTTACCGACTCCTATGGGGAAAGGTTTATTGTCTGATACTCATGAGTTAGCTGCCACTGCTGCCAGGTCACTGGCAATTGGGAAATGTGATGTGGCGTTGGTTGTTGGAgcaaggcttaattggttattgcaTTTTGGGGAGCCACCAAAGTGGTCCAAAGATGTGAAGTTTATCTTAGTGGACATAGATAAGGATGAGATTGAACTAAGGAAGCCTAGTGTGGGATTGGTAGGAGATGCCAAAGATGTTGTGGAAAGGATATACGAGGAGATCAAAGATGAACCTTTTTGTTTAGGAAAGTCTCACCCTTGGGTTGAGGCCATAGCAAAGAAGGTTAAGGAGAATGTGTCAAAAATGGAGGTTCAGTTGGCGAAGGATGTTGTTCCATTTAATTATACTACACCATTAAGGATTATTAGGGATGCAATTCTTGGATTGGGTAGTCCTGCTCCAATTTTAGTTTCTGAGGGGGCAAATACTATGGATGTTGGCAGGGCAGTGTTGGTTCAGACAGAACCAAGGACTAGGTTGGACGCAGGGACGTGGGGGACAATGGGGGTTGGTCTGGGATATTGCATTGCTGCTGCTGTGGCATCGCCTGATCGGCTTGTTGTGGCTGTTGAAGGGGACTCTGGATTTGGTTTCAGTGCAATGGAAGTTGAG ACCTTGGTTAGATATCAGTTACCTGTAGTCGTTATAGTTTTCAATAATGGTGGGGTTTACGGTGGTGATCGAAGGAGTCCTGAAGAAATCACAGGGCCTCACAAAGATGACCCAGCACCCACGTCTTTTGTTCCCGGAGCAGGTTATCATGTTCTAACGGAAGCTTTTGGGGGGAAAGGTTATCTCATTCAGACGCCTGATGAACTCAAATCTGCACTTGCTGAATCTTTTTCGGCACGGAAACCTGCAGTGTTAAATGTCATACTTGATCCATATGCTGGTTCAGAAAGTGGAAGGTTGCAGCACAAAAACTGA
- the LOC113699252 gene encoding protein DETOXIFICATION 14, whose product MEEALLPSENVVDTRSRKEATCKPYVEELKRVNSIALPMIVATVGQYLLRVSPIFMLGHLGELQLSGVSIATSFSNVTGFSVLFGMSSALETLCGQAFGAEQYQRLGAYAYGAIICLFMVCIPISLLWIFTDKLLILTGQDPAIATEAGIYLIWLIPTLFPYVILQSLVRFLQTQSLIFPMLYSTVASLCLQVPLCWALVFKFNLGNTGAALSIGISYWLNVILLGLYVKYSSSCKNSRVPFSMDALQTMGEFLRFAIPSAVMVCLEWWAFELIILLSGLSPNPQLETSVLSICFTITSLHYQIPSSFSAAASTRVSNELGAGNPQAARVALCMVLLVSVSEFLVASTTLFLCRTILGYAFSDEKEVISYVKDMTPLLCISIMMDSTQAVLSGVARGSGWQHLGAYVNLGAYYLVGVPTALILGFALHLRGMGLWGGLLSGATVQTLSLSAITSLTNWEKQSMEARRRIFEGQKEEPASVRVNSRKTPAPTF is encoded by the exons ATGGAAGAGGCACTGCTGCCATCTGAAAATGTTGTGGACACGAGATCAAGAAAGGAGGCAACGTGCAAGCCTTATGTGGAAGAACTGAAGAGGGTCAACAGCATAGCACTTCCAATGATAGTAGCGACAGTCGGACAATATCTCTTGCGAGTTTCACCAATCTTTATGTTGGGCCATCTTGGGGAACTCCAACTCTCTGGTGTCTCCATTGCCACATCTTTTTCCAATGTTACTGGCTTCAGTGTTCTT TTTGGGATGTCAAGTGCACTGGAGACCTTGTGTGGGCAGGCTTTTGGAGCAGAACAATATCAAAGACTGGGAGCTTATGCATATGGGGCCATCATCTGTCTCTTTATGGTTTGCATACCAATATCCTTGTTATGGATCTTCACAGACAAGCTATTAATACTCACTGGCCAAGATCCTGCAATTGCAACCGAGGCTGGCATATACTTGATTTGGCTCATTCCTACACTATTCCCTTATGTTATTCTCCAGTCACTTGTCCGCTTCCTTCAGACTCAGAGTTTAATCTTTCCAATGCTGTATAGTACAGTTGCATCTCTATGCTTACAAGTGCCTCTTTGTTGGGCTTTAGTATTCAAGTTCAATCTAGGGAATACTGGAGCAGCTTTGTCCATTGGTATATCATATTGGTTGAATGTGATCTTGCTTGGGCTGTATGTGAAGTATTCTTCTTCCTGTAAAAACTCCCGTGTTCCTTTCTCTATGGATGCTCTTCAAACAATGGGGGAATTCCTCCGTTTTGCCATCCCTTCTGCCGTAATGGTTTG TCTGGAATGGTGGGCATTTGAGTTAATCATATTGCTGTCTGGCCTGTCACCAAATCCTCAGCTGGAGACCTCTGTGCTATCTATCTG CTTTACTATTACTTCATTGCACTACCAGATACCCTCCTCTTTTAGTGCTGCTGCAAG TACTAGGGTATCAAATGAACTTGGAGCAGGGAATCCACAGGCAGCACGAGTAGCTCTTTGCATGGTGCTATTAGTATCTGTATCAGAGTTTCTTGTGGCAAGCACTACTCTCTTCCTCTGCCGTACTATACTTGGATATGCCTTCAGTGACGAGAAAGAAGTTATTAGCTATGTCAAGGACATGACTCCTCTTTTATGCATCTCCATCATGATGGATAGCACACAGGCGGTGTTATCAG GGGTAGCAAGAGGAAGTGGATGGCAGCACTTGGGAGCTTATGTAAATCTAGGGGCATATTATCTGGTTGGAGTTCCGACGGCTTTAATACTgggctttgcattgcatttaagAGGAATGGGTCTTTGGGGTGGACTGCTCTCTGGAGCTACGGTGCAAACTCTTTCCTTGTCTGCTATAACAAGCCTAACAAACTGGGAAAAGCAG TCAATGGAAGCCAGGCGCAGAATATTTGAAGGGCAAAAAGAAGAACCCGCTTCGGTACGAGTAAATTCGAGAAAAACACCAGCACCGACATTCTAG